A stretch of the Ptychodera flava strain L36383 chromosome 18, AS_Pfla_20210202, whole genome shotgun sequence genome encodes the following:
- the LOC139117051 gene encoding uncharacterized protein isoform X1, with the protein MKMANAQDNDQQQKQNSAKVKKKIKKLKFLVLFVGNLSYETTKEELEEHFTKTGGVIDVRIITKKESGESRGFAYVEFKDQQSLKKGLELHHSKLSGRKINVEFTAPGRGKSSKRKLVIDRKNKHWKKQSMKQTFKKDKKMKNSWR; encoded by the exons ATGAAAATGGCCAACGCACAG GATAATGACCAGCAGCAGAAGCAGAATTCTGCCAAAGTGAAGAAAAAGATCAAGAAATTGAAGTTCCTGGTCTTATTTGTTGGAAATTTATCATATGAGACAACTAAAGAAGAGTTGGAAgagcatttcacaaaaacag GTGGTGTCATCGATGTGCGAATCATAACCAAGAAAGAATCTGGAGAGTCAAGGGGATTTGCGTATGTAGAGTTCAAAGACCAACAAAGTTTAAAG AAGGGGCTTGAGCTTCATCACTCCAAATTGTCTGGAAGAAAGATCAACGTTGAATTTACAGCTCCCGGAAGAGGAAAAAGCTCGAAACGAAAACTAGTCATTGACAGGAAAAACAAACACTGGAAAAAACAGAGCatgaaacaaactttcaaaaaagacaagaaaatgaaaaacagctGGAGGTGA
- the LOC139117051 gene encoding uncharacterized protein isoform X2 — translation MEDNDQQQKQNSAKVKKKIKKLKFLVLFVGNLSYETTKEELEEHFTKTGGVIDVRIITKKESGESRGFAYVEFKDQQSLKKGLELHHSKLSGRKINVEFTAPGRGKSSKRKLVIDRKNKHWKKQSMKQTFKKDKKMKNSWR, via the exons atggag GATAATGACCAGCAGCAGAAGCAGAATTCTGCCAAAGTGAAGAAAAAGATCAAGAAATTGAAGTTCCTGGTCTTATTTGTTGGAAATTTATCATATGAGACAACTAAAGAAGAGTTGGAAgagcatttcacaaaaacag GTGGTGTCATCGATGTGCGAATCATAACCAAGAAAGAATCTGGAGAGTCAAGGGGATTTGCGTATGTAGAGTTCAAAGACCAACAAAGTTTAAAG AAGGGGCTTGAGCTTCATCACTCCAAATTGTCTGGAAGAAAGATCAACGTTGAATTTACAGCTCCCGGAAGAGGAAAAAGCTCGAAACGAAAACTAGTCATTGACAGGAAAAACAAACACTGGAAAAAACAGAGCatgaaacaaactttcaaaaaagacaagaaaatgaaaaacagctGGAGGTGA